Proteins from one Pongo abelii isolate AG06213 chromosome 7, NHGRI_mPonAbe1-v2.0_pri, whole genome shotgun sequence genomic window:
- the LOC134761889 gene encoding LOW QUALITY PROTEIN: chitobiosyldiphosphodolichol beta-mannosyltransferase-like (The sequence of the model RefSeq protein was modified relative to this genomic sequence to represent the inferred CDS: substituted 2 bases at 2 genomic stop codons) — protein sequence MAVSALLCEGKGPLRKYYSRLIHQKHFQHIQVCTPWLEGRGLPPLLGERPAGGSGRRQGVRQGVKQGEQGAETSALTHPSCLVGSVDLGVCLDTSSSGLDLPMKLVDMFGCCLPACAVNFKCLHELVKHEENGLVFEDSEELAAQLQMLFSNFPDPAGKLNQFRKNLRESQXLXWDESWVQTVLPLVMDT from the exons ATGGCAGTGTCTGCTCTTCTCTGTGAAGGCAAAGGGCCTCTGAGGAAGTATTACAGCCGCCTCATCCACCAGAAGCATTTCCAGCACATCCAGGTCTGCACCCCCTGGCTAGAGGGCCGAGGACTACCCCCGCTTCTAGGTGAGAGGCCAGCaggaggctcagggaggaggCAGGGCGTTAGGCAGGGCGTTAAGCAGGGGGAGCAGGG GGCAGAGACCAGTGCTCTGACCCACCCCTCTTGCCTAGTGGGGTCGGTGGACCTGGGTGTCTGTTTGGACACGTCCTCCAGTGGCCTGGACCTGCCCATGAAGCTGGTGGACATGTTCGGGTGCTGTTTGCCTGCGTGTGCCGTGAACTTCAAGTG TTTACATGAGCTggtgaaacatgaagaaaatggcCTGGTCTTTGAGGACTCAGAGGAACTGGCAGCTCAGCTGCAG ATGCTTTTCTCAAACTTTCCTGATCCTGCAGGCAAGCTAAACCAGTTCCGGAAGAACCTGCGTGAGTCGCAGTAGCTCTGATGGGATGAGAGCTGGGTGCAGACTGTGCTCCCTTTGGTTATGGACACATAA